A region of Osmerus eperlanus chromosome 9, fOsmEpe2.1, whole genome shotgun sequence DNA encodes the following proteins:
- the plek2 gene encoding pleckstrin-2 isoform X2, translating to MDTDQNSSVLKEGFLVKRGHVVHNWKARWFVLMPDKLLYYKYEGGKRGSCQRGRIMLKDCVITCPFLEYDYRPLVIRLQTQSCGEHFLEACSREERDEWAAGITAAMTTLRLNDAPPDNQSEAAPPKSLGLHNINLSQVVDSMYDIHSGIRMTSLTEQCSTYSNCFSGSSVVDWLVFMQLVLTRVEAATLASALLEEGFLRPLGFRSVEALRSAGLSQQFLDDSTALYGFSDSFKKRGSVKPEKTLSAVELAGKVVKRGYLLKQGHKRKNWKVRLFVLRSQPGYLHYYDPSKDDINPAGGFSLRGCLVSALDDNGVPSGVKGNVQGNLFKIITQSNAHYFIQAPTRQEKTDWIEAVRGHS from the exons ATGGACACGGACCAAAACAGCTCTGTTCTCAAAGAGGGGTTCCTGGTTAAGAGG GGACATGTTGTTCACAATTGGAAGGCTCGGTGGTTTGTCTTGATGCCAGACAAGTTGCTTTATTACAAGTACGAGGGGGGCAAAAGGGGCTCGTGTCAACGGGGGAGGATAATGCTGAAAGACTGTGTAATTACCTGTCCGTTTCTGGAGTACGACTATCGGCCG CTGGTAATCAGGCTGCAGACGCAGAGCTGTGGGGAGCACTTCCTGGAGGCGTGTTCTCGTGAGGAACGAGATGAGTGGGCTGCTGGCATCACCGCCGCCATGACGACGCTCCGCCTCAATGATGCTCCGCCAGACAACCAATCAGAAGCAGCTCCACCCAAGTCCCTGGGGCTGCATAACATCAACCTAAG CCAGGTGGTGGACTCCATGTATGACATCCACAGCGGCATCAGGATGACCAGCCTGACAGAGCAATGCAGCACCTACAGTAACTGCTTCTCAG GCTCGTCGGTGGTGGACTGGCTGGTGTTCATGCAGCTGGTCCTGACCCGTGTGGAGGCCGCCACCCTGGCCTCGGccctgctggaggagggctTTCTCCGGCCGCTGGGCTTCCGCAGCGTGGAGGCGCTGCGCAGCGCGGGTCTCAGCCAGCAGTTCCTGGATGACTCTACGGCTCTCTATGGCTTT TCTGACAGCTtcaagaagagagggagtgtgaaaCCCGAGAAGACACTGTCAGCCGTCGAGCTGGCTGGGAAAGTAGTCAAGAGGGGCTACTTACTCAAACAG GGTCACAAAAGAAAGAACTGGAAGGTGCGTCTCTTTGTTCTTCGATCACAGCCTGGCTACCTGCACTACTATGACCCCAGCAAG GATGACATCAACCCTGCGGGCGGCTTCTCCCTGCGCGGCTGCCTGGTGTCGGCCCTGGATGACAACGGAGTACCCTCAG GCGTGAAGGGAAATGTTCAGGGCAACCTGTTCAAAATCATCACTCAGTCGAACGCACACTATTTCATCCAGGCTCCGACACGCCAGGAGAAGACAGACTGGATCGAGGCGGTGCGAGGACACAGTTAG
- the plek2 gene encoding pleckstrin-2 isoform X1 yields MDTDQNSSVLKEGFLVKRGHVVHNWKARWFVLMPDKLLYYKYEGGKRGSCQRGRIMLKDCVITCPFLEYDYRPLVIRLQTQSCGEHFLEACSREERDEWAAGITAAMTTLRLNDAPPDNQSEAAPPKSLGLHNINLSQVVDSMYDIHSGIRMTSLTEQCSTYSNCFSGSSVVDWLVFMQLVLTRVEAATLASALLEEGFLRPLGFRSVEALRSAGLSQQFLDDSTALYGFSDSFKKRGSVKPEKTLSAVELAGKVVKRGYLLKQGHKRKNWKVRLFVLRSQPGYLHYYDPSKFLWPDMLFVLCLIHFLSGVTCQDDINPAGGFSLRGCLVSALDDNGVPSGVKGNVQGNLFKIITQSNAHYFIQAPTRQEKTDWIEAVRGHS; encoded by the exons ATGGACACGGACCAAAACAGCTCTGTTCTCAAAGAGGGGTTCCTGGTTAAGAGG GGACATGTTGTTCACAATTGGAAGGCTCGGTGGTTTGTCTTGATGCCAGACAAGTTGCTTTATTACAAGTACGAGGGGGGCAAAAGGGGCTCGTGTCAACGGGGGAGGATAATGCTGAAAGACTGTGTAATTACCTGTCCGTTTCTGGAGTACGACTATCGGCCG CTGGTAATCAGGCTGCAGACGCAGAGCTGTGGGGAGCACTTCCTGGAGGCGTGTTCTCGTGAGGAACGAGATGAGTGGGCTGCTGGCATCACCGCCGCCATGACGACGCTCCGCCTCAATGATGCTCCGCCAGACAACCAATCAGAAGCAGCTCCACCCAAGTCCCTGGGGCTGCATAACATCAACCTAAG CCAGGTGGTGGACTCCATGTATGACATCCACAGCGGCATCAGGATGACCAGCCTGACAGAGCAATGCAGCACCTACAGTAACTGCTTCTCAG GCTCGTCGGTGGTGGACTGGCTGGTGTTCATGCAGCTGGTCCTGACCCGTGTGGAGGCCGCCACCCTGGCCTCGGccctgctggaggagggctTTCTCCGGCCGCTGGGCTTCCGCAGCGTGGAGGCGCTGCGCAGCGCGGGTCTCAGCCAGCAGTTCCTGGATGACTCTACGGCTCTCTATGGCTTT TCTGACAGCTtcaagaagagagggagtgtgaaaCCCGAGAAGACACTGTCAGCCGTCGAGCTGGCTGGGAAAGTAGTCAAGAGGGGCTACTTACTCAAACAG GGTCACAAAAGAAAGAACTGGAAGGTGCGTCTCTTTGTTCTTCGATCACAGCCTGGCTACCTGCACTACTATGACCCCAGCAAG TTTCTGTGGCCAGACATGTTGTTTGTGCTTTGTctcatccacttcctgtctggtgtCACCTGTCAGGATGACATCAACCCTGCGGGCGGCTTCTCCCTGCGCGGCTGCCTGGTGTCGGCCCTGGATGACAACGGAGTACCCTCAG GCGTGAAGGGAAATGTTCAGGGCAACCTGTTCAAAATCATCACTCAGTCGAACGCACACTATTTCATCCAGGCTCCGACACGCCAGGAGAAGACAGACTGGATCGAGGCGGTGCGAGGACACAGTTAG
- the si:ch211-10a23.2 gene encoding galectin-related protein A-like gives MAEKDIKTNEDYVGEIKGGLRPSMKLIVMGIVNKRPRSIEVTLSSDPPEEDTEGDVGLQVKVSFMDKAVMRNARLAGTWGPSENTLSYFPFAAGEPFKMEIVCEHQQFRILVDGQPLCGFAHRLPQLASLTALRVLGDLQLTKVA, from the exons ATGGCAGAGAAAGACATCAAGACAAAC GAGGATTATGTCGGGGAGATAAAGGGGGGTCTGCGGCCTTCGATGAAGCTCATTGTCATGGGTATTGTTAACAAAAGACCCAGGAG CATAGAGGTGACCCTGTCAAGCGACCCGCCGGAAGAGGACACAGAGGGCGACGTGGGGTTGCAGGTCAAGGTCAGCTTTATGGACAAGGCCGTGATGCGGAACGCTCGTCTGGCAGGAACGTGGGGTCCCTCTGAAAACACTCTGTCCTACTTCCCCTTTGCAGCCGGGGAGCCATTCAAG ATGGAGATAGTGTGTGAGCACCAGCAGTTCCGCATCCTGGTGGACGGCCAGCCACTGTGTGGCTTCGCTCACCGGCTACCTCAACTGGCTTCACTCACCGCCCTGAGGGTGCTGGGAGACCTGCAGCTCACCAAGGTGGCCTGA